One stretch of Bordetella avium DNA includes these proteins:
- a CDS encoding ABC transporter substrate-binding protein, with product MFKRWKKIALAGALSLVAGMAQAKDPVSVQLDWVVRGNHAPFFVAKDKGYFDAQGIDVAAIRKGTGSTDALRLVANGNADFGFSDLPTLMVGRTQGVANTALVAVNQKTPLAIISVKKNFDLQNVQQLKGANVGVHPAGSTYIFLKAALAKNGLSLNDIKQSTVAPPYENFLLLNRVNVVPGYIDAEVPELERKAGGPGSLSVLHGADLGIQSYGSGMFTSDKTVAQRPDLVRRFVAAYIKGFADVVNDPQGAAEVLIKYNPEYKDKKDMLVAQLQADLDFTFFSDDTARHGLGWINDGLWKSTAALYKEQGALAPSFDDSKGYDMRFLEQAQPIKR from the coding sequence ATGTTCAAACGATGGAAAAAAATTGCCTTGGCGGGCGCGTTGAGCCTGGTGGCGGGTATGGCGCAGGCCAAAGACCCGGTGTCGGTGCAACTGGATTGGGTGGTGCGCGGCAACCACGCGCCGTTCTTTGTCGCCAAGGACAAAGGGTATTTCGACGCGCAGGGGATCGATGTGGCCGCAATACGCAAGGGCACGGGTTCGACCGATGCTTTGCGTCTCGTGGCCAATGGCAATGCGGATTTCGGCTTTTCGGATCTGCCCACATTGATGGTGGGACGTACTCAGGGTGTGGCCAATACGGCGCTGGTGGCCGTCAACCAGAAAACGCCGCTGGCCATTATTTCCGTCAAAAAAAACTTTGACCTCCAGAATGTGCAACAGCTCAAGGGCGCCAATGTCGGGGTGCATCCCGCTGGTTCGACCTATATTTTTTTGAAGGCGGCACTCGCTAAAAACGGGCTCTCGCTCAACGATATTAAGCAGTCCACGGTGGCGCCACCCTATGAGAATTTTCTGTTGCTAAACCGGGTGAACGTGGTGCCGGGTTATATCGATGCCGAGGTGCCAGAGCTGGAGCGCAAAGCTGGGGGGCCGGGTTCTTTGTCGGTGCTGCATGGCGCGGACCTGGGCATACAGAGCTATGGTTCGGGCATGTTTACCTCCGACAAAACAGTCGCCCAGCGGCCCGATCTGGTGCGGCGCTTCGTAGCCGCATATATCAAGGGTTTTGCCGACGTGGTTAATGATCCCCAGGGCGCCGCCGAGGTGCTCATCAAATACAACCCCGAGTACAAGGACAAGAAAGACATGCTGGTCGCCCAATTGCAGGCCGATCTGGACTTCACCTTCTTTAGCGATGACACCGCCCGGCATGGCCTGGGCTGGATCAATGACGGGCTGTGGAAGTCGACGGCGGCGCTGTACAAGGAGCAGGGTGCGCTGGCGCCATCTTTTGACGACAGTAAAGGCTATGACATGCGTTTTCTCGAACAGGCCCAGCCTATCAAGCGTTAA
- a CDS encoding LVIVD repeat-containing protein, with protein sequence MAKQWNTSLLAHIDCEGGGQVWVEGRTMFVSHMRPPYGTSIYDVADPRRPRLLASLEVPMGWHSHKVRSQDGLMIVNYEKFRSGADDFGGGLGIYDVSRPEKPRLITHWKTGTQGGGVHRYDFDGRYAYISPTAPGYVGNIVKILDLKDPARPEEVGRWWIPGQHVDGGEIYPWDNYVPPRCHHPLRMGNRLYVSYWHHGMFILDIEDMSRPKLVSQFNTGPAHPHPTHTALPIPGLLKGRKVLVVADEDVAKLRPSPPAFTWLFDITDEHQPMPISTFQVEGVDPDGQPREAMSGCHQPAEKFSGTVLPFAWFAKGLRLVDISDPFRPREVGYYEPDPPSGCERASSNDVTTDDRGLIYLLDRQRGLDIIESTVYGA encoded by the coding sequence TTGGCTAAACAATGGAACACCTCCCTGCTTGCCCATATCGATTGCGAGGGCGGCGGACAGGTCTGGGTCGAGGGAAGGACAATGTTCGTCTCCCATATGCGCCCGCCCTATGGCACTTCGATTTATGACGTTGCCGATCCGCGCAGGCCGCGCCTGCTGGCTTCGCTGGAAGTGCCGATGGGCTGGCACTCCCATAAAGTGAGGTCTCAGGATGGCCTGATGATCGTCAACTACGAGAAGTTCCGCAGCGGCGCGGACGATTTCGGCGGGGGGCTGGGTATCTACGACGTGAGCCGCCCTGAAAAGCCACGGCTGATCACCCATTGGAAGACCGGCACACAGGGCGGGGGTGTCCATCGCTATGACTTCGATGGCCGCTATGCCTATATCTCGCCAACAGCCCCCGGCTATGTCGGCAACATCGTCAAGATCCTCGACTTGAAAGATCCGGCCCGGCCCGAGGAGGTGGGCCGCTGGTGGATACCTGGGCAGCATGTGGACGGGGGCGAGATTTATCCTTGGGACAACTATGTGCCGCCGCGTTGCCACCATCCCCTGCGCATGGGCAACCGCCTTTACGTGTCGTATTGGCATCACGGGATGTTCATCCTCGACATCGAGGATATGTCGCGGCCCAAATTGGTGTCGCAGTTCAATACGGGGCCGGCCCATCCTCACCCGACCCATACGGCACTGCCCATCCCTGGTCTGCTCAAGGGTCGTAAGGTCCTGGTCGTTGCGGACGAAGATGTGGCGAAGTTGCGACCATCGCCGCCCGCGTTTACCTGGCTGTTCGACATCACGGATGAGCACCAGCCTATGCCCATTTCCACCTTCCAAGTCGAGGGCGTTGACCCTGACGGGCAGCCGCGAGAAGCCATGTCGGGTTGCCATCAGCCTGCGGAGAAGTTCAGCGGCACGGTCTTGCCCTTTGCGTGGTTCGCAAAAGGGCTGCGCTTAGTGGATATCAGCGATCCCTTCCGTCCGCGAGAGGTCGGTTACTACGAACCCGACCCGCCATCGGGCTGCGAGCGCGCCTCATCCAACGACGTGACCACCGACGATCGGGGCCTGATCTATCTGCTGGACCGCCAGCGCGGTCTGGACATCATTGAAAGCACTGTCTACGGAGCCTGA
- a CDS encoding CoA-acylating methylmalonate-semialdehyde dehydrogenase, translated as MDAQVTHWINGRPEVDAEHGHQSIHDPATAEVVAEVDMGGAGAVDRAVAAACAAQPAWAAKSPLHRARVLTRFLGLLERNKEELARLITREHGKVHADAQGEVMRGIEVVEFACGAPQLLKGAMSINVGGGIDNWVQREPLGVVAGVTPFNFPVMVPLWMMPVALVTGNAFVLKPSPLDASPSLMLAALLREAGLPDGLASVVQGGEQAVNALLDHPDVKALSFVGSTAIARKIYERGARAGKRVQALGGAKNHLVIMPDADPQAAADAVVGAAFGSAGERCMAASVVVFVGGAGAAVLPQILSRARALKVARGTQPDADMGPIVSEAARDRIAAYIACGMAEGADLLLDGRAIDGRACGPGCENGYWLGPTVFDSVQPSMRIYREEIFGPVLSCLHVDSLQEAIRLINSHEFANGVSLYTDSGTAAHTFAQGIEVGMVGVNVPIPVPASWQGFGGWKQSLFGDLHVYGEEGVRFYTRQKSVMQRWAAQAAGLSLTMPRSG; from the coding sequence ATGGATGCTCAGGTTACACACTGGATCAATGGCCGGCCCGAAGTCGACGCAGAACATGGCCACCAGTCTATTCATGATCCCGCCACGGCTGAAGTGGTCGCCGAGGTGGATATGGGCGGGGCGGGCGCCGTTGACCGGGCGGTGGCCGCTGCCTGTGCGGCGCAGCCTGCCTGGGCCGCGAAAAGTCCCTTGCATCGGGCGCGAGTGCTGACGCGTTTTCTGGGTCTGCTCGAGCGCAATAAAGAGGAGTTGGCGCGCCTCATCACGCGAGAGCACGGCAAGGTGCATGCTGATGCCCAAGGGGAGGTCATGCGGGGCATCGAGGTGGTCGAATTCGCCTGCGGCGCTCCCCAACTGCTCAAGGGGGCGATGTCGATCAACGTGGGCGGAGGCATCGACAACTGGGTGCAGCGTGAGCCGCTGGGTGTGGTGGCGGGCGTCACCCCATTTAATTTTCCTGTGATGGTGCCGCTTTGGATGATGCCGGTGGCCTTGGTGACGGGAAACGCTTTTGTGCTCAAGCCCAGCCCGCTGGATGCCTCGCCGTCCCTCATGCTGGCGGCGTTGCTGCGCGAAGCGGGTCTGCCTGACGGTTTGGCCAGTGTCGTTCAGGGCGGCGAGCAGGCCGTCAACGCATTGCTCGACCACCCTGATGTCAAGGCCCTGTCCTTCGTGGGTTCGACTGCCATCGCCCGCAAAATCTATGAGCGTGGGGCGCGTGCGGGAAAACGGGTGCAGGCGTTGGGCGGAGCTAAAAATCATTTGGTGATCATGCCGGATGCCGACCCGCAAGCGGCTGCGGATGCCGTGGTGGGCGCAGCGTTTGGCAGCGCGGGAGAGCGCTGCATGGCGGCTTCTGTCGTGGTGTTCGTGGGCGGGGCTGGCGCTGCGGTATTGCCGCAGATCCTGAGCCGGGCGCGGGCTTTGAAAGTCGCACGAGGCACACAGCCAGATGCCGACATGGGGCCGATCGTCAGCGAGGCCGCGCGTGATCGCATCGCGGCTTACATTGCCTGCGGAATGGCTGAGGGGGCGGATTTGCTGCTTGATGGTCGAGCCATCGATGGGCGCGCTTGTGGCCCGGGCTGCGAAAATGGCTATTGGCTAGGCCCCACGGTGTTTGATTCGGTTCAGCCTTCGATGCGTATCTACCGCGAGGAGATCTTTGGCCCGGTGCTGTCCTGCCTGCATGTTGATAGTTTGCAGGAGGCCATCCGCCTCATTAACTCACATGAGTTCGCCAATGGTGTGAGCCTCTATACCGACAGCGGCACGGCTGCGCACACCTTCGCGCAAGGCATCGAAGTCGGCATGGTGGGTGTCAACGTGCCGATACCGGTGCCGGCTTCGTGGCAGGGTTTTGGCGGCTGGAAACAGTCATTATTCGGCGATTTGCATGTCTATGGCGAAGAAGGGGTGCGCTTCTATACCCGTCAGAAAAGCGTGATGCAACGATGGGCGGCTCAGGCTGCCGGCCTGTCGCTCACGATGCCCCGTTCAGGTTGA
- a CDS encoding glutathione S-transferase family protein, producing MLEVLGRATSGNVQKVLFLLEELGAEYKRFDYGKTFEGTTLTPQYKALNPTQKVPTLRDGQSYIWESHTILRYVANIKQAVNLYPEQPVARSQVERWMDWTLASLNVAYLAGFKEAKLPPQELSETATKLLTAELSLLDAHLADKVWMAGESFSLADICLAPLVRRCLKFPHAKPSLPHLRQWMDRIEQRPAFAAAVAAG from the coding sequence ATGTTGGAAGTTTTGGGACGTGCCACCTCGGGCAATGTGCAGAAAGTGTTGTTCCTGCTGGAAGAGTTGGGGGCGGAGTACAAGCGCTTCGATTACGGCAAGACCTTCGAGGGTACGACGCTCACGCCACAGTACAAGGCGCTGAATCCGACGCAGAAGGTGCCCACCTTGCGCGATGGCCAGTCGTATATCTGGGAGTCTCACACCATTCTTCGCTACGTGGCGAATATCAAGCAGGCTGTCAACCTCTACCCAGAGCAGCCGGTCGCGCGCAGTCAGGTCGAGCGTTGGATGGACTGGACGCTGGCTTCATTGAACGTGGCCTATCTTGCTGGCTTCAAAGAAGCCAAACTGCCGCCGCAGGAGCTCAGCGAGACGGCCACCAAGCTGCTGACGGCCGAACTCTCGCTACTGGATGCGCATCTCGCTGACAAGGTCTGGATGGCGGGCGAGTCCTTTTCGCTGGCGGATATTTGTCTGGCGCCGCTGGTGCGGCGCTGTCTGAAGTTTCCGCATGCCAAGCCCTCGCTGCCGCATTTGCGCCAATGGATGGACCGTATCGAGCAAAGGCCAGCCTTTGCCGCCGCTGTAGCTGCGGGTTGA
- a CDS encoding ABC transporter permease yields the protein MKNHSTMVPAGRLSQALRAATPSIMLVVLILAVWEVCVWVLDVSAFVLPAPSSIFAVLLERQAELMQASLVTGAEILYGFVYSCIVGIAVALLVDRFAWFGRASYPLIVLFQNVPKIALAPLLILWFGYDLLPKVALIVIRAFFPVTLNMLVGLRAADANLVSLLQSIGATPNQVLARVKIPASLPALMAGMKVAITLSVIGAIVGEFVGASAGLGYMIQFASSQMDTALVFAALVQVSVLGVVFYYIIELLEARFLAWAVH from the coding sequence ATGAAAAATCATTCCACCATGGTGCCCGCAGGGCGGTTGTCTCAGGCCCTGCGCGCGGCCACGCCCAGCATCATGCTGGTCGTGCTTATCCTGGCGGTCTGGGAGGTCTGCGTGTGGGTTCTGGACGTGTCTGCCTTCGTCTTGCCCGCGCCGTCCAGCATCTTCGCTGTGCTGCTGGAGCGTCAGGCAGAGCTGATGCAAGCCTCCTTGGTGACCGGGGCCGAGATTCTCTACGGTTTTGTTTACTCGTGCATCGTGGGCATCGCGGTCGCGCTACTGGTGGACAGATTCGCTTGGTTTGGCCGCGCGAGCTATCCGCTCATTGTGCTGTTTCAGAACGTGCCTAAGATTGCCTTGGCGCCGCTGCTCATCCTGTGGTTTGGGTATGACCTGCTGCCCAAAGTTGCCCTGATCGTGATCAGGGCTTTCTTTCCCGTGACATTGAACATGCTGGTCGGGCTGCGGGCGGCCGACGCCAATCTCGTGTCCCTGCTTCAGTCCATCGGCGCGACGCCGAATCAGGTGCTGGCGCGGGTGAAGATTCCTGCATCGCTCCCGGCACTGATGGCAGGCATGAAAGTGGCGATCACGCTCAGCGTGATTGGGGCCATCGTGGGGGAGTTTGTGGGCGCTTCGGCCGGATTGGGTTACATGATCCAGTTCGCATCGAGTCAGATGGACACCGCGCTGGTGTTTGCGGCCCTGGTGCAAGTGTCAGTGTTGGGCGTGGTTTTTTACTACATCATCGAATTGCTCGAGGCGCGCTTTCTGGCTTGGGCAGTGCATTGA
- a CDS encoding ABC transporter ATP-binding protein yields MATLANPVAPVVGAQIRAQGLNVDFDTRAGRVRVLQGIDVEIAKGSFTSIIGPSGCGKSTLLKVFAGLVPPTAGEVSVAGVRPAEAVRQRRVGMVFQEAALMPWKTALENVCSLMELVHARPKQEIQRRGREMLSLVGLEYAADRYPKQLSGGMRQRVSIARALALDPEVLMMDEPFGALDAITRETMSDFLLDIWRRTGKTIVFVTHSIDEAVYLSDSVYVMATNPARIVQRLEIGLPQPKNESTFSDPIFHQKSFELRQLLKAGHAQGHA; encoded by the coding sequence ATGGCGACGCTTGCGAATCCCGTCGCGCCGGTTGTTGGCGCGCAGATACGGGCTCAGGGGCTGAATGTCGACTTCGATACCCGTGCCGGCCGCGTGCGCGTGCTGCAAGGCATTGATGTGGAAATTGCCAAGGGTTCCTTCACGTCCATCATCGGGCCCTCCGGCTGCGGCAAGAGCACCTTGCTCAAGGTCTTCGCCGGATTGGTGCCGCCGACCGCGGGAGAGGTTTCCGTAGCGGGAGTCCGGCCGGCCGAGGCAGTGCGCCAGCGCCGAGTGGGCATGGTTTTTCAGGAAGCGGCGCTGATGCCCTGGAAAACCGCATTGGAGAATGTGTGTTCGCTCATGGAGCTTGTCCATGCTCGCCCCAAGCAAGAGATCCAGCGCCGGGGGCGTGAGATGCTGAGTCTGGTGGGGCTGGAGTACGCCGCAGATCGGTATCCCAAGCAACTCTCCGGCGGCATGCGCCAGCGGGTGTCGATTGCCCGCGCGCTGGCGCTAGACCCGGAAGTATTGATGATGGACGAGCCCTTTGGCGCTTTGGACGCCATTACGCGCGAGACCATGAGTGATTTTCTGCTCGATATATGGCGGCGCACGGGCAAGACCATTGTTTTTGTGACGCACTCCATTGACGAGGCGGTCTATCTCTCGGACAGCGTGTATGTCATGGCGACCAACCCGGCCCGTATCGTCCAGCGCCTGGAGATTGGTTTGCCGCAGCCTAAAAACGAATCGACCTTTTCCGATCCGATCTTTCATCAAAAGTCCTTTGAGTTGCGACAGCTGCTCAAGGCCGGACACGCACAGGGCCACGCATGA
- a CDS encoding FadR/GntR family transcriptional regulator encodes MPRTRQPEVSNDVARLITQVRAMIGKGEELPPERELADLLNVNRHRLRLALETMREAAELPRPVIRRNDSPVLKSDVVVQGTNALEVVELRMVLEPAIARLAAVRASPVQIAKIQEAATTPRGVTRTIGDIAFHKLLADSSGNQLAASLYAFLRRVGADHRLHVPSVSEITRERIQQRDAEHRAIAEAIAARSPDAAEQAMRQHLRRVQREIADRLSPLAASA; translated from the coding sequence ATGCCACGTACCAGGCAACCCGAGGTTTCGAACGATGTAGCGCGGCTGATCACTCAAGTCCGCGCCATGATCGGCAAAGGTGAGGAGTTGCCCCCCGAGCGGGAGTTGGCAGACCTATTGAATGTCAACCGGCATCGCTTGCGTCTGGCGCTGGAAACCATGCGGGAAGCCGCGGAGCTGCCGCGGCCCGTCATTCGGCGCAATGACAGCCCGGTGCTCAAAAGCGATGTCGTGGTGCAAGGCACCAATGCGCTCGAAGTGGTCGAGCTACGCATGGTGCTGGAGCCTGCGATTGCACGGCTGGCGGCCGTCCGGGCTTCGCCGGTACAGATCGCTAAAATCCAGGAAGCCGCCACCACGCCCCGTGGCGTGACGCGCACCATAGGCGATATTGCCTTCCATAAATTACTTGCGGATAGTTCAGGCAACCAACTGGCGGCGAGTCTGTACGCGTTTTTGCGGCGTGTCGGCGCAGATCATCGCCTGCATGTGCCCTCGGTCAGCGAAATCACGCGCGAGCGCATACAACAGCGCGATGCAGAACACCGCGCCATCGCCGAAGCCATCGCCGCCCGCTCGCCCGATGCGGCCGAGCAGGCCATGCGCCAACATCTACGGCGCGTGCAGCGTGAGATCGCCGACCGCTTGAGCCCTCTGGCGGCGTCGGCCTGA
- a CDS encoding aldehyde dehydrogenase family protein — MHTHDTASGPVVLPAHTDLFYGGGWHRPVADGWLEVEAPGTGERLTRVAKATAEDVALATKAAREGFQIWRKTPPLARAAALRRIGQRLREHAAELALLDALDCGNPVSEMGSDVMVAAALMDFFAGLVTELKGDTIPMGHEALNYTEREPVGVVARIVAFNHPLLFAMGKLAAPLAAGNAVIIKPPAQAPLSALRCAELIGDLLPPGVLSILPGDGPAGAALAASADVDMIGLVGSIDTGRKVMQAAADRIKPLALELGGKNPFVACADVDPVLAARAIVDGMNFTWCGQSCGSTSRAFVHRAIYDEVCEQVAQACAAYVPGDPTDPATTMGAMISAQHRDRVKKAIDEARTAGARLLYGGGIPQMGVPPGGHYLEPTVFCDVAAHSALAREELFGPVLAILPWDDEATLLAEIQALDVGLTAAIWTTDLARAHRLAREIDAGFVWINEVGKHFLGAPYGGVRQSGIGRDECFGEMLSFTREKNVHVNLRQVGRQ, encoded by the coding sequence ATGCATACGCACGATACGGCGTCGGGTCCGGTTGTCCTGCCCGCGCACACCGATCTTTTTTATGGTGGAGGCTGGCACCGTCCGGTGGCGGACGGTTGGTTAGAGGTTGAAGCGCCTGGCACAGGTGAGCGGCTGACACGTGTGGCCAAGGCCACGGCCGAAGATGTGGCCTTGGCGACGAAGGCCGCCCGGGAGGGCTTCCAGATTTGGCGCAAGACGCCGCCGCTGGCGCGTGCGGCGGCGCTGCGCAGAATTGGCCAGCGTCTGCGCGAGCATGCGGCAGAACTGGCGCTGCTCGACGCTCTGGACTGTGGCAACCCGGTGAGTGAGATGGGGTCAGACGTCATGGTCGCCGCCGCGCTGATGGACTTCTTCGCAGGCCTGGTCACGGAACTCAAGGGTGACACCATTCCCATGGGCCATGAGGCGCTAAACTATACCGAGCGCGAACCCGTCGGCGTGGTCGCCCGTATCGTGGCCTTTAATCATCCCTTGCTTTTTGCAATGGGCAAGCTGGCTGCTCCCTTGGCGGCCGGTAATGCGGTCATCATTAAGCCGCCGGCGCAGGCGCCCTTGTCGGCGCTGCGCTGTGCGGAACTGATCGGTGATTTATTGCCGCCCGGTGTGCTGTCCATCCTGCCTGGCGACGGGCCGGCTGGCGCCGCGCTGGCGGCCAGCGCCGATGTGGACATGATCGGGCTGGTAGGAAGCATCGACACGGGACGCAAGGTCATGCAGGCCGCCGCCGACCGCATCAAACCCCTTGCCCTCGAGCTGGGAGGCAAGAATCCTTTTGTCGCCTGCGCAGACGTCGATCCGGTGCTGGCGGCGCGCGCCATTGTCGATGGCATGAATTTCACCTGGTGCGGACAGTCCTGCGGCTCGACCAGCCGCGCCTTTGTTCATCGGGCGATCTATGACGAGGTCTGCGAACAGGTGGCGCAGGCTTGCGCCGCCTATGTGCCGGGCGACCCGACAGACCCGGCTACCACCATGGGCGCCATGATCAGCGCGCAGCACCGCGACCGAGTCAAAAAAGCCATTGATGAAGCGCGCACTGCTGGCGCGCGCCTGCTCTATGGCGGGGGCATCCCGCAAATGGGGGTGCCGCCGGGAGGGCACTATCTGGAACCGACCGTGTTCTGCGATGTGGCCGCCCACTCTGCCTTAGCCCGTGAAGAATTGTTCGGACCCGTGCTGGCGATTCTTCCCTGGGATGACGAAGCCACCCTGCTGGCCGAGATCCAGGCTTTGGATGTCGGGCTGACGGCGGCCATCTGGACGACCGATCTGGCGCGGGCTCACCGCCTTGCCCGCGAGATTGACGCCGGCTTCGTTTGGATCAACGAAGTGGGCAAGCATTTTCTCGGTGCTCCCTATGGCGGCGTCAGGCAATCCGGCATCGGCCGCGATGAATGCTTCGGCGAAATGCTGTCGTTTACCCGAGAAAAAAACGTACATGTGAACCTACGGCAGGTGGGCAGGCAATGA
- a CDS encoding RidA family protein yields MSYAQQAFGKKNPNLPFHPAVRAGDCVFVSGQVAKDENGAMVDGTIEHLTQVTIEAMRRVLQEAGCELSDVVKVTTYLEDARDFGRYNGVFKTFFPDGMLARTTVEARAVIDTKIEIECIAYKPL; encoded by the coding sequence ATGAGCTATGCCCAGCAAGCCTTTGGCAAGAAGAACCCGAATCTGCCGTTTCATCCTGCGGTGCGTGCCGGCGATTGTGTCTTTGTTTCCGGCCAGGTGGCCAAAGACGAGAACGGCGCCATGGTGGATGGAACCATAGAGCACCTGACGCAGGTCACGATCGAAGCGATGCGCCGTGTGTTGCAAGAAGCCGGTTGCGAGTTGAGCGATGTGGTCAAGGTCACGACCTATCTTGAAGATGCGCGGGATTTCGGCCGCTATAACGGCGTGTTCAAGACGTTTTTTCCCGATGGCATGTTGGCGCGCACCACGGTAGAGGCGCGAGCCGTCATCGATACCAAGATCGAGATCGAATGCATTGCCTATAAGCCGCTGTAA
- a CDS encoding cupin domain-containing protein, producing MSTLYTAYRQNDPNELMPPHAHTASAVRFGLTGKQNFTGVEGEDITFLPGDMVLTPRDTWHNHGNLGNEPAVNLSVLDYPLVENLNALSFQHDYQENGEVVRKQSARFQTEYSRMVYGIGGLTPRFLDHRRGGGDSSPMFVYCYEAMRELLHRFRDWDESPHEGVLIEYTHPLRGGPVYRTMTFFMQMVRPGETTLPLKQTANLLVSPFSGSGTMTVGEQTYPLEPFDTVAVPSENWVRYRNDASEPLILFIASDEPVMRAMGLFHQWSRTPQGDLIELV from the coding sequence GTGTCCACGCTCTACACCGCCTACCGGCAGAACGATCCCAACGAACTCATGCCGCCTCATGCCCACACGGCGAGCGCGGTGCGCTTTGGGCTGACCGGCAAGCAGAATTTCACTGGCGTCGAGGGCGAGGACATCACTTTTTTGCCTGGCGATATGGTGCTCACGCCGAGGGACACCTGGCACAACCATGGCAATCTGGGCAATGAGCCCGCCGTCAATCTGTCGGTGCTGGACTATCCCCTAGTCGAGAACCTCAATGCCTTGTCTTTCCAGCATGACTACCAAGAAAACGGCGAAGTGGTGCGCAAGCAAAGCGCGCGTTTTCAGACCGAGTATTCACGCATGGTCTACGGAATCGGCGGTCTGACGCCCCGTTTTCTGGATCATCGCCGGGGCGGCGGCGACTCCTCGCCCATGTTCGTCTACTGCTACGAGGCCATGCGTGAACTGCTGCACCGCTTTCGTGACTGGGACGAGTCGCCGCATGAGGGGGTGCTGATCGAGTATACCCACCCGCTGCGCGGCGGTCCGGTGTATCGCACCATGACCTTTTTCATGCAGATGGTGCGTCCCGGCGAAACCACGCTGCCCCTGAAGCAGACCGCTAATTTACTGGTGTCGCCTTTTTCCGGTAGCGGCACGATGACAGTGGGCGAGCAGACTTATCCGCTTGAACCTTTCGACACCGTTGCCGTGCCCAGCGAAAACTGGGTGCGTTATCGCAATGATGCGAGCGAGCCGCTGATCCTCTTTATTGCCAGTGACGAGCCCGTCATGCGCGCCATGGGGCTGTTTCACCAATGGTCGCGCACGCCCCAGGGTGATCTGATCGAGCTGGTTTGA